From the genome of Natrinema marinum:
ACTTTCTCTATGTCCTGTAGGTCGTCGACGAGCGCTTGGGCCTCTTCGGGCTCCAGGACGGCGAACCGATTCGCGTGTTCGATCGCTCGCGCGAGCTCGTAGCGCAGCTCGCGATCCTCGTCCATCGCGCGTTCGGCTTCGATGTCGGCGAGCAGCTCCTTCGTCTCCGAGACCGTCAG
Proteins encoded in this window:
- a CDS encoding RNA polymerase Rpb4 family protein; this encodes MTIFKEIVDEEFLTVSETKELLADIEAERAMDEDRELRYELARAIEHANRFAVLEPEEAQALVDDLQDIEKVDEPTAYKIANLLPRDRDELRSVYAQQRYSLSGDELDEILNVVAQYA